A portion of the Nitratidesulfovibrio termitidis HI1 genome contains these proteins:
- a CDS encoding nitroreductase family protein — MTDPHVSDASRAVIDALHERRSIRRFTGEPVTRDEIVAMLDAARWAPSGLNNQPWRFLVVRPGDPRQEALAGCTKYARIVRDAGVLVAVFLDREACYHPMKDHQGAGACIQNLLLATHALGLGAVWLGEIVNQAEQVEQALGLPAGRYEFMALIAAGRPAQRGSSDRAPLETLLLEAL, encoded by the coding sequence ATGACGGACCCCCATGTTTCCGATGCATCCCGCGCCGTGATCGACGCCCTGCACGAGCGCCGCAGCATCCGCCGCTTCACCGGCGAGCCGGTCACCCGCGACGAAATCGTGGCCATGCTGGACGCGGCCCGCTGGGCGCCCAGCGGGCTGAACAACCAGCCGTGGCGCTTTCTGGTGGTGCGACCCGGCGACCCCCGGCAGGAGGCGCTGGCGGGCTGCACCAAATATGCCCGCATCGTGCGCGATGCGGGAGTGCTGGTGGCCGTGTTTCTCGACCGCGAGGCGTGCTACCACCCCATGAAGGACCATCAGGGCGCGGGGGCCTGCATCCAGAACCTGCTGCTGGCCACCCATGCGCTGGGTCTTGGCGCGGTGTGGCTGGGCGAGATCGTCAACCAGGCGGAACAGGTGGAGCAGGCCCTTGGGCTGCCCGCCGGGCGTTACGAATTCATGGCCCTCATCGCGGCCGGGCGTCCCGCCCAGCGCGGCTCGTCCGACCGCGCCCCTCTTGAAACTCTGCTGCTGGAGGCCTTGTGA
- a CDS encoding MBL fold metallo-hydrolase produces the protein MGPLETNGYLVHLDGAAIAVDPGGAPRPMLQYAEKNGLALTHILITHLHFDHIYGAAALAEASGAPVLASAADAFLMETELGRGGAFGFPRVTPFSYQPVEEGDLDLGAIACRALATPGHTPGSLSFHFPQAGAVIVGDLLFHRSIGRTDFPGGDLDALRRSVVQKIFTLPDDTLVYPGHGPETTVGSEKLNNPYFTEFSL, from the coding sequence ATGGGGCCGCTGGAAACCAACGGCTACCTCGTGCACCTGGACGGGGCGGCCATTGCCGTGGACCCGGGCGGTGCGCCTCGTCCCATGCTCCAGTACGCGGAAAAGAACGGGCTTGCCCTTACGCACATCCTGATCACCCACCTGCACTTCGACCACATCTACGGTGCGGCGGCCCTGGCGGAGGCCTCTGGCGCGCCGGTGCTGGCGAGCGCAGCCGACGCCTTCCTGATGGAGACGGAACTGGGCCGGGGCGGGGCCTTCGGCTTTCCCCGCGTGACGCCGTTCAGCTACCAGCCGGTGGAAGAAGGCGACCTGGACCTGGGCGCCATCGCCTGCCGCGCCCTGGCCACGCCGGGGCACACGCCGGGCAGCCTGTCGTTTCATTTTCCGCAGGCGGGCGCGGTGATCGTGGGCGACCTGCTGTTCCACCGGTCCATCGGTCGCACGGACTTTCCCGGCGGCGACCTGGACGCCCTGCGCCGCTCGGTGGTGCAGAAGATCTTCACCCTGCCCGACGACACCCTGGTCTACCCGGGCCACGGGCCTGAGACCACCGTGGGTTCCGAAAAATTGAACAACCCGTACTTCACGGAGTTTTCCCTGTAG
- a CDS encoding flavodoxin family protein has translation MNASTIPARALSCSPRANGNSDKLAALFARGFAEAGGNIEVTLMRQYEVRPCVSCYRCQHDPNGWCFLEGTDRSAPLFSMLHEAPALFFAAPVFFYHLPAMFKAFIDRGQSYWLRREAGDPRLLSLPRRTAWVALVAGRKKGEHIFDGSLLTLRYFLAAFNITLAEPLLLAGYDGPDDIANDPATCARVLEYGGNAARAMFDGQAMAVNQ, from the coding sequence ATGAACGCAAGCACCATTCCTGCCCGGGCGTTGTCATGCAGCCCGCGCGCCAACGGCAACAGCGACAAGCTGGCCGCCCTGTTCGCGCGCGGATTCGCCGAGGCTGGCGGCAACATAGAGGTCACGCTGATGCGCCAGTACGAGGTGCGCCCCTGCGTGTCCTGCTATCGTTGCCAGCACGATCCCAACGGCTGGTGCTTTCTGGAAGGCACCGACCGCAGCGCTCCGCTGTTCTCCATGCTGCACGAGGCCCCCGCGCTGTTTTTTGCCGCGCCGGTATTCTTCTATCACCTGCCCGCCATGTTCAAGGCGTTCATCGACCGGGGCCAGTCCTACTGGCTGCGACGCGAGGCGGGCGACCCCCGGCTGCTGTCCCTGCCGCGCCGCACGGCCTGGGTGGCCCTGGTGGCCGGGCGCAAGAAGGGCGAGCATATCTTTGACGGCAGCCTGCTGACGTTGCGCTACTTTCTGGCGGCGTTCAACATCACCCTGGCCGAACCGTTGCTGCTGGCGGGCTATGACGGGCCGGACGACATCGCCAACGATCCGGCAACCTGCGCGCGAGTGCTGGAATACGGCGGCAATGCCGCGCGGGCCATGTTCGACGGCCAGGCCATGGCCGTGAACCAGTAG
- a CDS encoding ComF family protein, with protein sequence MALAPRRGGICPRCGAPHALPTLPDSPCGHCLASPPPWAAFRMHGLYEGALRHLVLRVKFAEDHAAARLLGGLLATACAGLPRPDGVVPVPLHPERLRRRGCNQCLELARLPAAALGAPLRPGWLTRVVPTRPQTGLSRQERRRNLRGAFAAHPDVRGRRILLVDDICTTGTTLARAVDCLLRAGAVVVDCAVAARTPAHPAHPAHSGQRGRRG encoded by the coding sequence GTGGCCTTGGCTCCGCGCCGGGGCGGCATCTGCCCGCGCTGCGGCGCGCCGCACGCCCTGCCCACCCTGCCGGATTCGCCCTGCGGCCATTGTCTGGCCTCCCCGCCGCCATGGGCCGCCTTTCGCATGCACGGCCTGTATGAAGGCGCCCTGCGCCATCTGGTGTTGCGGGTGAAATTTGCCGAGGACCATGCCGCCGCGCGTCTGCTGGGCGGGCTGCTGGCCACGGCCTGCGCGGGCCTGCCCCGGCCCGACGGAGTGGTGCCGGTGCCGTTGCACCCGGAACGGCTGCGCCGCAGGGGCTGCAACCAGTGCCTGGAGCTTGCCCGTCTGCCCGCCGCCGCCCTGGGCGCGCCGTTGCGCCCCGGCTGGCTGACCCGCGTGGTGCCCACCCGTCCCCAGACGGGGCTTTCACGGCAGGAGCGCCGCCGCAACCTGCGCGGGGCGTTCGCCGCGCACCCGGACGTGCGCGGCAGGCGCATTCTGCTGGTGGACGACATCTGCACCACCGGCACCACGCTGGCCCGTGCCGTGGACTGCCTGTTGCGGGCCGGGGCCGTGGTCGTGGACTGCGCCGTGGCGGCACGTACCCCCGCCCATCCCGCCCATCCCGCCCATTCCGGACAACGCGGTCGGCGCGGATAG
- a CDS encoding SDR family oxidoreductase, with protein sequence METTARNAIVTGGSRGIGRAIALRLARDGFGVVVNYASNAAAALDVVDGIVRAGGRAVAVPGDVGDAGDVERLFAAAHDAFGQVGVVVNSAGIMPMLPIAGGDTAAFEKVLRTNLTGAFNVLSQAANALAAGGRIIALSTSVIAKSFPGYGPYIASKAGVEGLVRVLANELRGRSITVNAVAPGPVATDLFLNGKTEEQIATIGKLAPLERLGTPEEIAAVVSFLAGSEGGWVNAQVVRVNGGFA encoded by the coding sequence ATGGAAACGACAGCCAGAAACGCCATCGTCACCGGCGGATCGCGCGGCATCGGCCGGGCCATCGCCCTGCGCCTGGCTCGGGACGGATTCGGCGTGGTGGTCAACTACGCCAGCAACGCGGCCGCCGCGCTTGACGTGGTGGACGGCATTGTCCGTGCGGGGGGACGGGCGGTTGCCGTGCCCGGCGATGTGGGCGATGCGGGCGATGTGGAGCGGCTGTTCGCCGCCGCGCACGACGCCTTCGGCCAGGTGGGCGTGGTGGTGAACAGCGCGGGCATCATGCCCATGCTGCCCATTGCCGGGGGCGACACCGCAGCCTTCGAGAAGGTGCTGCGCACCAACCTGACAGGCGCCTTCAACGTGCTGTCCCAGGCGGCCAACGCGCTTGCGGCGGGCGGGCGCATCATCGCCCTGTCCACCAGCGTCATCGCCAAGTCCTTCCCCGGCTACGGGCCGTACATCGCCAGCAAGGCAGGGGTGGAAGGGCTGGTGCGGGTGCTGGCCAACGAACTGCGGGGGCGGTCCATCACCGTCAATGCCGTGGCCCCCGGGCCGGTGGCCACGGACCTGTTCCTGAACGGCAAGACCGAGGAGCAGATCGCCACCATCGGCAAGCTTGCCCCCCTGGAACGGCTGGGCACGCCGGAAGAGATCGCCGCCGTGGTGTCCTTTCTGGCCGGGTCGGAAGGCGGCTGGGTCAACGCCCAGGTGGTGCGGGTGAACGGCGGGTTTGCCTGA
- a CDS encoding DUF4198 domain-containing protein — MQLRRLVGALALVLVTAAPALAHFGMIIPDAPVATAAKRAATVTLSFSHPFEGHGMNLERPQAFGVVRVDGDKTERTDLLASLKETKVMGKAAWKTGFTFPRPGVYMFTMEPKLYWEPEEDCYIQHLTKVVVPAFGNEDGWDTPAGLKFEIIPLTRPFGNYAGSVFTGVAMLDGKPAPGVDVEVEYYNAQGKYAAPTEFHVTQVVKTDANGVFTVACPLAGWWGFAALTTAPEQVKGPDGAMKDVEIGAVLWTRFDAFKSAK; from the coding sequence ATGCAGCTTCGCAGGCTTGTCGGCGCGCTGGCGCTGGTGCTTGTCACGGCGGCCCCGGCCCTTGCCCACTTCGGCATGATCATCCCCGACGCCCCGGTGGCCACCGCCGCCAAGCGCGCCGCCACCGTCACCCTGTCGTTCTCGCACCCCTTCGAGGGGCACGGCATGAACCTGGAACGTCCCCAGGCCTTCGGCGTGGTGCGGGTGGACGGCGACAAGACCGAACGTACCGACCTTCTGGCCTCGCTGAAGGAAACCAAGGTCATGGGCAAGGCCGCCTGGAAGACCGGTTTCACCTTCCCCAGGCCCGGCGTGTACATGTTCACCATGGAGCCCAAGCTGTACTGGGAGCCGGAAGAAGACTGCTACATCCAGCATCTGACCAAGGTGGTGGTGCCCGCCTTCGGCAACGAGGACGGCTGGGATACCCCGGCGGGGCTGAAGTTCGAGATCATTCCCCTTACCCGCCCCTTCGGCAACTACGCGGGCAGCGTGTTCACCGGCGTGGCCATGCTGGACGGCAAGCCCGCCCCCGGCGTGGACGTTGAAGTGGAATACTACAACGCCCAGGGCAAGTACGCCGCGCCCACCGAGTTCCACGTGACCCAGGTGGTCAAGACCGATGCCAACGGCGTGTTTACCGTGGCCTGCCCGCTGGCGGGCTGGTGGGGCTTTGCCGCGCTGACCACCGCGCCCGAACAGGTCAAGGGACCCGATGGCGCCATGAAGGACGTGGAAATCGGCGCGGTGCTCTGGACCCGCTTCGACGCCTTCAAGTCCGCAAAGTAG
- a CDS encoding response regulator: MRVLIVEDDFTSRKYLQTILSPYGACDIAVSGVEAVEAFAAALNAQQPYDLVCLDIMLPEMDGQEALRRIRAMERKQGVAPADEVPVVMTTALDDPRNVVEAYYKGGATSYVPKPIDRQLFVQMLKGLGVIR; this comes from the coding sequence ATGCGCGTGCTCATCGTCGAGGACGACTTCACCAGCCGCAAGTACCTGCAAACCATCCTGTCGCCTTACGGGGCCTGCGACATCGCCGTCAGCGGTGTCGAGGCGGTTGAGGCATTCGCGGCGGCGCTGAACGCGCAACAGCCGTACGACCTTGTCTGTCTGGACATCATGCTGCCCGAGATGGACGGACAGGAGGCCCTGCGGCGCATCCGCGCCATGGAGCGCAAACAGGGGGTGGCCCCGGCGGACGAGGTGCCCGTGGTGATGACCACCGCCCTCGACGACCCGCGCAACGTGGTGGAGGCCTACTACAAGGGCGGGGCCACGTCGTACGTGCCCAAGCCCATCGACCGCCAGTTGTTCGTACAGATGTTGAAGGGGCTTGGCGTCATCCGCTGA
- a CDS encoding Tim44 domain-containing protein, with the protein MTRTRIIACCLAVAVAFCLSMTDLADAKRLGGGRSFGGSPSYQRSFTPTQPSPSSPSFNRQQQTQQPGPATPQQAPRSRFGGFGGILGGMLAGSLIGSLLFGGGFGGVGMMDMLLLALVAFMALKFFAARRGSNPAPANGPGGMRREADYGAQSGSSAGWDALRTAPAAAADAQPASPGIPEGFDTEDFLRGAKLAYNRLQSSWDRRDLDDIAQFTTPEILREITQQAQEDPGPSRTDILYCNASVLSVTEEKDRSVATVFFDVLMREDAQADAPGQVREVWHFVRTGNEMWRLDGIQQVEM; encoded by the coding sequence ATGACCCGTACCCGGATTATTGCCTGTTGCCTGGCCGTAGCCGTGGCCTTTTGCCTGAGCATGACCGACCTTGCCGACGCCAAGCGCCTTGGCGGGGGCAGGTCGTTCGGCGGCAGCCCCAGTTACCAGCGCAGCTTCACCCCCACCCAGCCTTCTCCTTCCTCGCCGAGCTTCAACCGGCAGCAGCAGACCCAGCAGCCCGGCCCCGCCACACCGCAGCAGGCCCCGCGCTCCCGCTTTGGCGGGTTCGGCGGCATTCTGGGCGGCATGCTGGCGGGCAGCCTGATCGGCTCGCTGCTGTTCGGCGGCGGCTTTGGCGGCGTGGGCATGATGGACATGCTGCTGCTGGCGCTGGTGGCCTTCATGGCGCTGAAGTTCTTTGCCGCCCGTCGCGGCAGCAACCCCGCCCCGGCCAACGGCCCCGGGGGCATGCGCCGCGAGGCCGATTACGGCGCCCAATCCGGCTCCAGTGCCGGGTGGGACGCCCTGCGCACGGCCCCTGCGGCTGCCGCTGACGCGCAACCCGCGTCGCCCGGCATTCCCGAGGGCTTCGACACCGAGGACTTCCTGCGCGGGGCCAAGCTGGCCTACAACCGCCTGCAATCCTCGTGGGACCGGCGCGACCTGGACGACATCGCCCAGTTCACCACCCCCGAGATACTCAGGGAAATCACGCAACAGGCCCAGGAAGACCCCGGCCCCTCGCGTACAGATATCCTGTACTGCAACGCCAGCGTGCTCTCCGTCACCGAAGAGAAGGACCGCAGCGTGGCCACCGTGTTCTTCGACGTGCTGATGCGAGAGGACGCCCAGGCTGATGCGCCCGGCCAGGTGCGCGAGGTATGGCACTTCGTGCGCACCGGCAACGAGATGTGGCGGCTGGACGGCATTCAGCAGGTGGAAATGTAG
- a CDS encoding peroxiredoxin: protein MSELITAASLSGKAAPDFRLADASGAPRALADFAGTWLVLYFYPKASTPGCTREARDFTCMLPEFAAAGAAVVGVSPDSPKAIGNFTLKQDLGVALLSDPDRSVAKTYGAFGTKMMYGKAVTGIVRSTFLIGPEGAVRSVWSPVKVDGHAQAVLDELRRLTGK from the coding sequence ATGAGCGAACTGATCACCGCCGCCTCGCTGTCGGGCAAGGCGGCCCCCGACTTCCGGCTGGCGGACGCATCCGGTGCGCCGCGCGCCCTGGCCGACTTTGCCGGAACATGGCTGGTGCTCTACTTCTACCCCAAGGCCAGCACCCCCGGCTGCACCCGCGAGGCGCGCGACTTTACCTGCATGCTGCCCGAGTTTGCGGCGGCGGGCGCGGCCGTGGTCGGGGTAAGCCCCGATTCTCCGAAAGCCATCGGCAACTTCACGCTGAAGCAGGACCTGGGCGTGGCCCTGCTGAGCGACCCGGACCGCTCGGTGGCCAAGACCTACGGGGCCTTCGGCACCAAAATGATGTACGGCAAGGCGGTGACCGGCATCGTGCGTTCCACCTTTCTCATCGGGCCGGAGGGCGCGGTGCGTTCGGTGTGGTCGCCGGTGAAGGTGGACGGGCATGCCCAAGCGGTGCTGGACGAATTGCGGCGCCTGACAGGCAAATAG
- a CDS encoding AsmA family protein, with protein MNRTLKLVAAAIGALVILAAAAIAIVVATINPNDYKDRIADAARSATGRELVFDGDLSLSFFPWLGVAFGPMHLGNPPDFPKAAPPPASGTSGDDDIFLRIKGGGLRVAFMPLLSKRVEVAELMLDGLHLNLVRAADGRTNWDFAKPGQAPAAPASPAPQAAQPSASGGAPMAVAVDTLSVKGASLSFRDLSTGQQFRARDLNVNVNGLAPGGDPADIKLAVAMSGQKPDIEADLSLTAKVQSDLDGSVLRIDGLTVTLTPKGGVAPAGLGKVELAGDLTVHTVPQRVDIARLSLSTPTMKVGVNGTAALGAQSFEGLVTLAGSPRKAMESLGTPVRTADPKVLDALDLKLDVQAAPTKVDVRSITGKLDDTAIQGKASAVPGAVQVIRAELALDAIDVDRYLPPEGDKGKAPEKGAAPTTGKGSKDGKAAPQDGTAEAKKSLRAIDADVTFKAGRLVASKVPMTNVLVRLVADKGLVRINPLQLNLGGGAVNGDITADTRAEATKSRIVTTVKGVEVGELQQAALGKRHVSARTDVKTDLTATGDDWNAAKHTLAGTASLAMTQGTIHGFQIIPEGIKGAESRRAGASGQKFDSLTASIRADKGVVSNKDLKFVSPGIGATGAGTADLGRNVVDYAATLDVTGLPKIPIKISGSLDSPSYGVDPTKMLMNTLEGAGGVIKAPVEKGGEAVKGIGGAIKGLLPGQKQ; from the coding sequence ATGAACAGAACGCTGAAACTCGTGGCCGCCGCCATCGGCGCCCTGGTCATCCTTGCCGCTGCGGCCATCGCCATTGTGGTGGCCACCATCAATCCCAACGACTACAAGGACCGCATCGCGGATGCCGCGCGCTCGGCAACGGGCCGCGAACTGGTCTTCGACGGCGACCTTTCGCTGTCCTTCTTCCCGTGGCTGGGCGTCGCCTTCGGCCCCATGCACCTCGGCAATCCGCCGGACTTTCCCAAGGCCGCGCCGCCTCCTGCATCGGGCACATCGGGGGATGACGACATCTTCCTGCGCATCAAGGGCGGCGGGCTGCGCGTGGCCTTCATGCCCCTGCTGTCCAAGCGGGTGGAGGTGGCGGAACTGATGCTGGACGGCCTGCACCTGAACCTGGTGCGCGCCGCCGATGGCCGCACCAACTGGGACTTCGCAAAGCCCGGCCAGGCCCCGGCAGCCCCCGCGTCCCCCGCGCCCCAGGCCGCACAGCCATCGGCCTCGGGCGGCGCGCCCATGGCCGTGGCCGTGGACACCCTGTCGGTGAAGGGCGCCTCGCTGTCCTTCCGCGACCTGTCCACCGGGCAGCAGTTCCGCGCCCGCGACCTGAACGTCAACGTCAACGGCCTGGCCCCCGGTGGCGACCCCGCCGACATCAAGCTTGCCGTGGCCATGTCCGGCCAGAAGCCGGACATCGAGGCCGATCTTTCTCTCACCGCCAAGGTTCAGTCCGACCTGGACGGCTCGGTGCTGCGCATCGACGGCCTGACCGTGACCCTTACCCCCAAGGGTGGCGTGGCGCCCGCCGGACTCGGCAAGGTGGAACTGGCGGGCGACCTGACCGTGCACACCGTGCCACAGCGGGTGGACATCGCCCGGCTGTCGCTGTCCACGCCCACCATGAAGGTTGGCGTCAACGGCACCGCCGCGTTGGGGGCGCAGTCGTTTGAAGGGCTGGTCACCCTGGCCGGTTCGCCACGCAAGGCGATGGAATCGCTGGGCACCCCGGTGCGCACCGCCGACCCCAAGGTGCTGGACGCGCTGGACCTGAAGCTGGACGTGCAGGCCGCGCCCACCAAGGTGGACGTTCGCTCCATCACCGGCAAGCTGGACGACACCGCCATTCAGGGCAAGGCATCCGCCGTGCCGGGCGCGGTGCAGGTCATCCGGGCCGAACTGGCGCTGGACGCCATCGACGTGGACCGCTACCTGCCGCCGGAAGGGGATAAGGGCAAGGCCCCCGAAAAGGGTGCCGCACCGACTACCGGCAAGGGCAGCAAAGACGGCAAGGCGGCCCCGCAGGACGGCACGGCAGAGGCCAAGAAGTCCCTGCGCGCCATTGATGCGGATGTCACCTTCAAGGCCGGGCGTCTGGTGGCATCCAAGGTGCCCATGACCAACGTGCTGGTGCGCCTGGTGGCCGACAAGGGGCTGGTGCGCATCAACCCGCTGCAACTGAACCTGGGCGGCGGCGCGGTGAATGGCGACATCACCGCAGACACCCGCGCCGAAGCGACAAAGTCGCGCATCGTCACCACCGTGAAGGGGGTGGAGGTGGGCGAACTGCAACAGGCCGCGCTGGGCAAGCGGCACGTTTCGGCCCGTACCGACGTGAAGACCGACCTCACCGCCACCGGCGACGACTGGAACGCCGCCAAGCATACCCTGGCGGGCACGGCGTCGCTGGCCATGACCCAGGGCACCATCCACGGCTTCCAGATCATCCCCGAAGGCATCAAGGGCGCGGAATCCAGGCGGGCGGGGGCATCGGGCCAGAAGTTCGACAGCCTTACCGCGTCCATCCGCGCCGACAAGGGCGTGGTCAGCAACAAGGACCTCAAGTTCGTCTCGCCGGGTATCGGCGCCACGGGCGCGGGCACGGCCGACCTTGGCCGCAACGTGGTGGACTACGCCGCCACGCTCGACGTCACCGGCCTGCCCAAGATCCCCATCAAGATCAGCGGATCGCTGGATTCGCCCAGCTACGGGGTGGACCCGACCAAGATGCTGATGAACACCCTGGAAGGCGCGGGCGGCGTCATCAAGGCCCCGGTGGAAAAGGGCGGCGAAGCCGTGAAGGGCATCGGCGGGGCCATCAAGGGCCTGCTGCCGGGCCAGAAGCAATAG
- a CDS encoding cobyric acid synthase: MVQGTCSNAGKSILAAAFCRIFLQDGLRVAPFKAQNMALNSCVTPDGLEMGRAQAVQAAACRLDPDVRMNPVLLKPCSDVGSQVIVMGRPVGVMRVRQYVDYKPQARDAAFAAYDSLAAELDVMVIEGAGSPAEINLKAHDIVNMAMARHAGARVLLVGDIDRGGVFAALVGTMELLDDWERDHVAGYLLNKFRGDASLLDPALDFMKQRTGRPVLGVVPYLRGLGLPEEDSVTFKEGLPGLRGLPGLRDGLAAEGGPEEPGAGPDSVPDILLDIVLVDLPHISNFTDVDALRGEPDVRLRVARTPADLPAPDGRMPDAVILPGSKNTTGDLRALRASGMADALAQLARNPDGPVIAGICAGLQMQGLSVADPLGLEGGGSEQGLGLLPVRTELAAEKTLRRTAGVHPRSGLPVAGYEIRHGITVAAEGPEGGGTGQMRRGGLAEGHDTTGDPASPDAAFPFLLREDGGPLGWATHGGRVWGTSLHGVFDGDGFRRHFLDGLRTRRGLAPLGRVVAPYSLDPALDRLADAVRAAVDMDAIYDMLHLRPGRV; the protein is encoded by the coding sequence ATGGTGCAGGGCACCTGCTCCAACGCGGGCAAGAGCATCCTTGCCGCCGCGTTCTGCCGCATCTTTCTGCAGGATGGCCTGCGCGTGGCACCGTTCAAGGCGCAGAACATGGCGCTCAATTCCTGCGTCACCCCCGACGGACTGGAGATGGGGCGGGCGCAGGCCGTGCAGGCGGCGGCCTGCCGCCTGGACCCGGACGTGCGCATGAACCCGGTGCTGCTGAAGCCCTGTTCCGACGTGGGCTCGCAGGTCATCGTCATGGGGCGGCCCGTGGGCGTCATGCGCGTACGCCAGTACGTGGACTACAAGCCCCAGGCGCGCGACGCGGCCTTTGCCGCCTACGACAGCCTGGCGGCGGAGCTCGACGTGATGGTCATCGAGGGTGCGGGCAGCCCGGCGGAAATCAACCTGAAGGCCCACGACATCGTGAACATGGCCATGGCCCGCCATGCAGGGGCGCGGGTGCTGCTGGTGGGCGACATCGACCGGGGCGGGGTGTTCGCCGCGCTGGTGGGCACCATGGAACTGCTGGACGACTGGGAGCGCGACCACGTGGCGGGCTACCTGCTGAACAAGTTCCGGGGCGACGCCAGCCTGCTGGACCCGGCGCTGGACTTCATGAAGCAGCGCACCGGGCGGCCCGTGCTGGGCGTGGTGCCGTACCTGCGCGGCCTTGGCCTGCCGGAAGAGGATTCCGTGACCTTCAAGGAAGGCCTGCCCGGCCTGCGTGGCCTGCCCGGCCTGCGAGACGGGCTGGCGGCGGAAGGCGGGCCAGAGGAGCCGGGCGCGGGGCCGGACAGCGTACCGGACATCCTGTTGGACATCGTGCTGGTGGACCTGCCGCACATCAGCAATTTTACGGATGTGGACGCCCTGCGCGGCGAACCGGACGTGCGGCTGCGCGTGGCCCGCACCCCGGCGGACCTGCCTGCCCCGGACGGCAGGATGCCGGACGCGGTGATCCTGCCCGGCAGCAAGAACACCACCGGCGACCTGCGGGCCCTGCGTGCCTCCGGCATGGCCGATGCGCTGGCGCAGCTTGCACGTAACCCGGATGGGCCGGTGATTGCGGGCATCTGCGCCGGGTTGCAGATGCAAGGGCTGTCCGTGGCCGACCCGCTGGGGCTGGAAGGCGGCGGCAGCGAGCAGGGGCTGGGCCTGTTGCCGGTACGCACCGAACTGGCGGCGGAAAAGACCCTGCGCCGCACGGCGGGGGTGCACCCGCGCAGCGGCCTGCCGGTGGCGGGCTACGAGATTCGCCACGGCATCACCGTGGCGGCGGAAGGGCCCGAGGGCGGCGGCACCGGGCAGATGCGGAGGGGCGGGCTGGCTGAGGGCCACGACACCACCGGCGACCCTGCAAGCCCTGACGCAGCGTTTCCCTTCCTGCTGCGCGAAGACGGCGGCCCGCTGGGCTGGGCCACCCACGGGGGGCGGGTGTGGGGCACCTCGCTGCATGGGGTGTTCGACGGGGACGGGTTTCGCAGGCATTTTCTGGACGGGTTGCGCACACGCCGGGGGCTGGCCCCGCTGGGCCGCGTGGTGGCCCCGTATTCGCTGGATCCGGCGCTGGACCGGCTGGCCGACGCCGTGCGCGCCGCCGTGGACATGGACGCCATTTACGATATGCTGCACCTGCGGCCTGGCCGGGTGTAG
- a CDS encoding glycosyl hydrolase 108 family protein, with amino-acid sequence MADFAPELAKLDGIEGVYDNDPDDVGGETCFGIARVFHPGWAGWPLVDAARGKPGFPGSLARDPGVLAARAAFYKAENWDRFACDEWDQGLAGEIFEQAVSLGNGRVAEHLQRVCNALNLDGRYGPDLEVDGKFGSNTLAALRKAVADKRSRAVQYGINGLQCARYVQLAEKNAVKRKWTGGWLANRGGATP; translated from the coding sequence ATGGCGGATTTTGCACCGGAACTGGCGAAGCTTGATGGCATCGAGGGCGTGTACGACAACGACCCGGACGACGTGGGCGGCGAGACCTGTTTCGGCATTGCCCGGGTCTTTCACCCCGGTTGGGCGGGATGGCCGCTGGTGGACGCGGCCAGGGGCAAGCCCGGTTTTCCCGGCAGCCTTGCGCGCGACCCCGGCGTGCTGGCGGCGCGGGCGGCCTTCTACAAGGCGGAAAACTGGGACCGCTTTGCCTGCGACGAATGGGACCAGGGTCTTGCGGGCGAGATTTTCGAGCAGGCGGTCAGCCTGGGCAACGGGCGCGTGGCGGAACACCTGCAACGCGTGTGCAACGCCCTGAACCTTGATGGGCGCTACGGGCCCGACCTGGAGGTGGACGGCAAGTTCGGAAGCAACACGCTGGCCGCGTTGCGCAAGGCCGTGGCGGACAAACGGTCGCGCGCCGTGCAGTACGGCATCAACGGGCTGCAATGCGCCCGCTACGTGCAACTGGCCGAGAAGAACGCGGTCAAACGCAAGTGGACCGGCGGCTGGCTGGCCAACCGGGGCGGCGCTACACCCTGA
- a CDS encoding GlsB/YeaQ/YmgE family stress response membrane protein translates to MGIIWFLLLGALAGWLAAKLMQGRGFGFLGNMAVGVVGAVLGGYLFGMMGVHGGGMLGSLVTAVVGAIVLLFLVGLIKRN, encoded by the coding sequence ATGGGCATCATCTGGTTTCTGCTGCTGGGCGCGCTGGCCGGTTGGCTGGCCGCCAAACTGATGCAGGGGCGCGGCTTCGGCTTTCTGGGCAACATGGCCGTGGGCGTGGTGGGCGCGGTGCTGGGCGGATACCTGTTCGGCATGATGGGCGTGCACGGCGGCGGCATGTTGGGTTCTCTGGTCACCGCCGTGGTGGGGGCCATCGTGCTGCTGTTCCTGGTGGGGTTGATCAAGAGGAATTGA